One region of Faecalibacter bovis genomic DNA includes:
- a CDS encoding thermonuclease family protein, whose product MTNVLSVGDSITILTEIKNAYDFYHRQLGYVILESGECLNELLLQNGYAKASRDYYCSKLAEYQLMNRTAQLNKVGLYARISHF is encoded by the coding sequence ATAACTAACGTTTTGAGTGTTGGAGATAGTATAACCATACTTACAGAAATAAAAAATGCCTACGATTTTTATCATAGGCAATTAGGTTATGTTATTCTGGAATCAGGCGAATGTTTAAATGAATTGTTGCTTCAAAATGGATATGCAAAAGCATCAAGAGATTATTATTGTTCAAAATTAGCAGAATATCAGTTGATGAATCGTACTGCTCAGTTAAATAAAGTCGGATTATATGCTCGAATTTCCCATTTTTAA
- a CDS encoding DUF5675 family protein — protein sequence MMRVKIVRVAQGKQSTLSHLYIDGIFQSYLLEDKIRADKIPNQTAIPTGDFKLIVNSWGGMNTKYRNLMGKVHEGMIEIDQLPNFDYVYIHIGNTYLQTAGCPLTGFGFELINGDYQVTHSRKAYDVVYPKLLKIAKSKENQIRIENNFQF from the coding sequence ATGATGAGAGTAAAAATTGTGCGTGTGGCTCAAGGAAAGCAAAGTACGTTGAGTCATTTATACATTGATGGAATCTTTCAAAGTTACCTTTTGGAAGATAAAATACGAGCCGATAAAATTCCAAACCAAACTGCAATTCCTACAGGTGATTTTAAATTGATTGTCAATTCTTGGGGCGGTATGAATACTAAGTATAGAAATCTGATGGGTAAAGTCCACGAAGGTATGATTGAAATCGATCAGCTTCCGAATTTTGATTATGTGTACATCCATATCGGAAATACCTATTTACAAACAGCAGGATGTCCGTTGACTGGGTTTGGTTTTGAATTGATCAATGGTGATTATCAAGTTACCCATAGTCGTAAAGCTTATGATGTGGTTTATCCGAAACTTTTGAAGATTGCCAAAAGCAAAGAAAATCAAATTCGGATTGAGAATAATTTTCAATTCTAA